One part of the Lepeophtheirus salmonis chromosome 14, UVic_Lsal_1.4, whole genome shotgun sequence genome encodes these proteins:
- the LOC121128974 gene encoding uncharacterized protein isoform X1, with amino-acid sequence MTSEQFCLKWNNYQSNIVSALGNLKLDEDFVDVTLSCEGRTIKAHKVILSACSLYFRDVFRETPCNHPIIILKDTQYSDLESLVKYVYQGQVYISQENLSSFLKTADALQIKGLAEQSQPAPSGSNESSPNSSPDHDQSPFPETINKNIQVPSFPAPPMSPVLSSSYPSQSSSATTLPRTSPIKIPTISHLKRSSFSNLAQYLSGSNAMSSPPLNGDSSPPSIGNALSKKRKVTPPTKRYELPNYSGSTSTASPGSPPHSHSTDGGGEHSLEMGEESDRDSARSIESTDLVKPPIISDYDVSTKEHHHHHHHPQPMTHSPFHNHTHYHHPRLPLMVNDKKEPDDFGETLDLSKNSSRHHHASTTYPTTNTTSNTTTTIPNISTHISGGVLEAALTASDPLTSGRNIGTVPTPKRSSMHSSAPTSSSSSTTTNTTTLPPNGGLPSQSKDKDGQGASPNSTNTSPTTPPPPPLANSNNNNNNNTTTNNNHPRNRWRCMQPRICNYCWKTFSNSFNLKQHIVNVHVQSQGVSCSLCEKVVKNKWYLRKHLVTAHGAPLKRVKGSEKSNTASSSSLPNSAPNNNNNNISESFSDSESNTSTNKKILNTNNNKIIDHHQPTSNESNSDNNSNKSHEVVM; translated from the exons ATGACGAGTGAGCAgttttgtttaaagtggaataATTATCAGTCCAACATCGTCTCCGCTCTTGGAAATCTAAAGCTAGATGAGGATTTTGTTGACGTAACCCTTTCCTGCGAAGGACGAACTATCAAAGCACACAAAGTTATTCTTTCCGCATGTAGTCTCTACTTTAGAGATGTGTTTAGA gAAACTCCTTGCAATCATCCTATAATTATTCTCAAAGATACACAGTACTCTGATTTGGAGTCCCTTGTCAAGTATGTCTACCAGGGGCAGGTCTATATATCTCAAGAAAATCTATCCAGTTTTTTGAAGACAGCTGATGCCTTGCAAATCAAAGGTCTTGCCGAGCAATCACAGCCTGCACCCTCAGGAAGTAATGAGTCCTCACCGAATTCTTCCCCTGATCATGATCAATCCCCCTTTCCGGAG actattaataagaatattcaaGTCCCTTCCTTCCCGGCACCTCCGATGTCTCCAGTCTTGTCATCATCATACCCTAGTCAAAGCTCTTCGGCAACAACCCTGCCAAGAACGTCTCCTATCAAAATTCCAACGATTTCGCATTTAAAACGTAGTAGCTTTTCCAATCTAGCTCAGTACCTGTCTGGATCTAATGCCATGTCTTCTCCCCCTCTAAATGGCGACTCCTCTCCCCCCTCGATTGGAAATGCTTTATCCAAAAAACGAAAGGTGACTCCTCCAACTAAGAGATATGAGCTTCCAAATTACTCAGGCTCTACTTCAACCGCTTCTCCAGGCTCTCCTCCTCATTCTCATTCAACAGATGGAGGCGGAGAACATTCTTTGGAAATGGGAGAGGAATCTGACCG gGACAGTGCACGATCAATTGAGAGTACTGATCTCGTAAAACCTCCAATTATATCAGATTATGACGTATCCACCAAAGAGCATCATCATCACCACCATCACCCCCAACCCATGACTCATTCACCCTTTCATAACCACACCCACTATCATCATCCTCGACTGCCTCTAATGGTCAATGACAAGAAGGAACCAGACGATTTCGGTGAGACTCTGGATCTAAGCAAAAACTCAAGTCGACATCATCATGCTTCAACAACATATCCAACTACAAACACTACTTCTAATACTACTACAACCATTCCAAATATTTCAACACATATCAGTGGAGGGGTTCTTGAAG ctGCATTAACAGCCTCTGATCCTTTGACTTCGGGTCGCAATATCGGTACTGTTCCCACACCAAAAAGATCGAGTATGCATTCATCGGCTCCAACTTCATCGTCATCATCAACTACGACAAATACAACGACCTTACCGCCGAATGGTGGACTCCCTTCACAAAGCAAAGATAAGGACGGACAAG GAGCATCACCTAACAGCACTAACACTTCACCAACaacaccaccaccaccaccacttgcaaacagcaataataataataataacaacacaACCACTAACAATAACCACCCTAGAAATCGTTGGCGTTGTATGCAGCCTCGTATCTGTAACTATTGCTGGAAAACCTTTTCCAATTCCTTCAATTTGAAGCAACATATCGTGAACGTGCATGTCCAGTCTCAAGGGGTCAGCTGTTCTCTTTGCgagaaagttgtaaaaaataaatggtatcTTCGTAAGCACTTGGTCACGGCTCATGGAGCCCCACTTAAAAGGGTTAAGGGCTCTGAAAAAAGCAACACTGCATCATCGTCTTCTTTACCCAATTCTGCTcccaacaacaataataataacatttctgAGTCATTCTCAGACTCAGAATCCAATACAagtactaacaaaaaaatcctcaatactaacaataataaaatcattgatCATCATCAACCAACATCCAACGAGTCTAATTCAGATAATAATAGCAACAAGTCCCATGAGGTCGTCATGTAA
- the LOC121128974 gene encoding uncharacterized protein isoform X2 has product MTSEQFCLKWNNYQSNIVSALGNLKLDEDFVDVTLSCEGRTIKAHKVILSACSLYFRDVFRETPCNHPIIILKDTQYSDLESLVKYVYQGQVYISQENLSSFLKTADALQIKGLAEQSQPAPSGSNESSPNSSPDHDQSPFPETINKNIQVPSFPAPPMSPVLSSSYPSQSSSATTLPRTSPIKIPTISHLKRSSFSNLAQYLSGSNAMSSPPLNGDSSPPSIGNALSKKRKVTPPTKRYELPNYSGSTSTASPGSPPHSHSTDGGGEHSLEMGEESDRDSARSIESTDLVKPPIISDYDVSTKEHHHHHHHPQPMTHSPFHNHTHYHHPRLPLMVNDKKEPDDFGETLDLSKNSSRHHHASTTYPTTNTTSNTTTTIPNISTHISGGVLEAALTASDPLTSGRNIGTVPTPKRSSMHSSAPTSSSSSTTTNTTTLPPNGGLPSQSKDKDGQGRNSLVSGQCPHCGNEYTNFSSLKYHVRLIHSEASNTLCCYLCPSSFVGRASYKEHLISIHGVKHQ; this is encoded by the exons ATGACGAGTGAGCAgttttgtttaaagtggaataATTATCAGTCCAACATCGTCTCCGCTCTTGGAAATCTAAAGCTAGATGAGGATTTTGTTGACGTAACCCTTTCCTGCGAAGGACGAACTATCAAAGCACACAAAGTTATTCTTTCCGCATGTAGTCTCTACTTTAGAGATGTGTTTAGA gAAACTCCTTGCAATCATCCTATAATTATTCTCAAAGATACACAGTACTCTGATTTGGAGTCCCTTGTCAAGTATGTCTACCAGGGGCAGGTCTATATATCTCAAGAAAATCTATCCAGTTTTTTGAAGACAGCTGATGCCTTGCAAATCAAAGGTCTTGCCGAGCAATCACAGCCTGCACCCTCAGGAAGTAATGAGTCCTCACCGAATTCTTCCCCTGATCATGATCAATCCCCCTTTCCGGAG actattaataagaatattcaaGTCCCTTCCTTCCCGGCACCTCCGATGTCTCCAGTCTTGTCATCATCATACCCTAGTCAAAGCTCTTCGGCAACAACCCTGCCAAGAACGTCTCCTATCAAAATTCCAACGATTTCGCATTTAAAACGTAGTAGCTTTTCCAATCTAGCTCAGTACCTGTCTGGATCTAATGCCATGTCTTCTCCCCCTCTAAATGGCGACTCCTCTCCCCCCTCGATTGGAAATGCTTTATCCAAAAAACGAAAGGTGACTCCTCCAACTAAGAGATATGAGCTTCCAAATTACTCAGGCTCTACTTCAACCGCTTCTCCAGGCTCTCCTCCTCATTCTCATTCAACAGATGGAGGCGGAGAACATTCTTTGGAAATGGGAGAGGAATCTGACCG gGACAGTGCACGATCAATTGAGAGTACTGATCTCGTAAAACCTCCAATTATATCAGATTATGACGTATCCACCAAAGAGCATCATCATCACCACCATCACCCCCAACCCATGACTCATTCACCCTTTCATAACCACACCCACTATCATCATCCTCGACTGCCTCTAATGGTCAATGACAAGAAGGAACCAGACGATTTCGGTGAGACTCTGGATCTAAGCAAAAACTCAAGTCGACATCATCATGCTTCAACAACATATCCAACTACAAACACTACTTCTAATACTACTACAACCATTCCAAATATTTCAACACATATCAGTGGAGGGGTTCTTGAAG ctGCATTAACAGCCTCTGATCCTTTGACTTCGGGTCGCAATATCGGTACTGTTCCCACACCAAAAAGATCGAGTATGCATTCATCGGCTCCAACTTCATCGTCATCATCAACTACGACAAATACAACGACCTTACCGCCGAATGGTGGACTCCCTTCACAAAGCAAAGATAAGGACGGACAAG GACGAAACTCCCTTGTTAGTGGCCAATGTCCTCATTGTGGGAATGAGTATACGAATTTCTCCAGTCTTAAATACCATGTCCGTTTAATTCATTCAGAAGCCTCCAACACACTCTGTTGCTATCTCTGCCCGTCCTCCTTTGTAGGGCGTGCCTCCTACAAGGAACATCTCATTTCCATACATGGTGTCAAACATCAATAA